One genomic segment of Vibrio penaeicida includes these proteins:
- the gcvH gene encoding glycine cleavage system protein GcvH encodes MDNTLKFADSHEWVKDNGDGTVTIGISEHAQQMLGDVVFVDLPEAGDSIEAGESFSLVESVKAASDIYAPITGEIVEINEELEDSPELINEESYEGGWIVKVKMADASELDNLKDSEEYLNSIEDE; translated from the coding sequence ATGGACAATACACTGAAGTTTGCTGATAGCCACGAGTGGGTTAAAGACAATGGTGACGGCACCGTTACTATCGGTATCTCAGAGCACGCTCAGCAGATGCTTGGCGATGTCGTATTCGTAGACCTGCCAGAAGCAGGCGACAGCATTGAAGCGGGCGAAAGCTTCTCATTAGTTGAATCAGTAAAAGCAGCGTCAGACATTTACGCGCCTATTACTGGTGAAATTGTTGAAATCAATGAAGAGCTAGAAGACAGCCCTGAACTGATTAACGAAGAATCGTACGAAGGCGGTTGGATCGTTAAAGTTAAGATGGCAGACGCTTCTGAACTGGACAACCTGAAAGATTCAGAAGAATACCTTAACAGTATTGAAGACGAATAA
- the gcvP gene encoding aminomethyl-transferring glycine dehydrogenase, with the protein MTELLHNLSTDNEFIARHNGPNKSEQKHMLDAVNASSLDALIEETVPAQIRLESPMSDEAPMSEADMLLAMKKFANQNQIKRTFIGQGYYNTFTPNVILRNVLENPGWYTAYTPYQPEISQGRLEALLNYQQMVMDLTGMEIANASLLDEATAAAEAMTLCKRAGKSKSNVFFVADDVHPQTLAVVKTRAEFIGFEVITGTAESLPEHDVFGALIQYPGTTGEVRDLSDIIAKAQANKTLVTVATDLLACALLKPAGEMGADVAIGSAQRFGVPMGYGGPHAAFMATRDKHKRTMPGRVIGVSIDTKGNQALRMAMQTREQHIRREKATSNICTAQALLANMASFFAVYHGAEGLRTIARRTHHLTAILAAGLTKAGYELAHNSFFDTITLNTGDKTAALLEKAQQADINLRQLDGQIGISLDETTTTQDLEALFGVFGAEQNVETLSAEIEGNEFAAIPEACRRESEYLTHPVFNTHHSETQMMRYLKQLENKDFSLTHGMIPLGSCTMKLNAAAEMIPVTWPEFGAIHPFAPLDQAAGYTALAQDLKQKLCEITGYDDFSLQPNSGASGEYAGLIAIQRYHASRGEGHRNVCLIPSSAHGTNPATASMMSMKVVIVKCDDDGNIAMDDLAAKIEKHRDNLSSIMITYPSTHGVYEEQVKEVCEMVHEAGGQVYLDGANMNAQVGLTSPGFIGSDVSHLNLHKTFCIPHGGGGPGMGPIGVKSHLAPFLPGHIENGVQGEDYAVAAADLGSASILPISWAYIAMMGTQGLTEATKLAILNANYIMERLRSHYPVLYRGTNGRVAHECIIDIRPLKEETGISEEDIAKRLMDYGFHAPTMSFPVAGTLMVEPTESEDLAEIDRFCNAMIAIREEMSKVKDGEWPLDNNPLVNAPHTQADLSEDEWNRPYSRELACFPSAQAKASKYWPTVNRVDNVYGDRNLICSCPSIENYED; encoded by the coding sequence ATGACAGAGTTACTTCACAACCTAAGCACGGACAACGAGTTTATTGCGCGCCACAACGGCCCAAATAAATCAGAACAAAAACACATGCTGGATGCGGTTAATGCATCTAGCTTAGATGCTCTGATTGAAGAAACCGTACCTGCACAAATTCGCCTAGAGTCACCAATGAGTGATGAAGCTCCTATGAGCGAAGCAGACATGCTTCTAGCGATGAAAAAATTTGCTAACCAAAACCAAATCAAGCGTACTTTCATTGGCCAAGGTTATTACAACACCTTCACGCCGAACGTGATTTTACGTAACGTGCTGGAAAACCCTGGTTGGTACACAGCTTATACACCATATCAACCTGAGATTTCTCAGGGTCGTCTTGAAGCATTGCTGAATTACCAGCAAATGGTGATGGATTTGACGGGTATGGAAATTGCCAACGCATCCCTACTGGACGAAGCAACAGCAGCCGCTGAAGCCATGACCTTGTGTAAGCGTGCAGGTAAAAGCAAAAGCAACGTATTCTTCGTCGCGGACGACGTGCACCCTCAAACTCTTGCGGTAGTGAAAACTCGCGCCGAGTTTATTGGTTTTGAAGTAATCACTGGCACAGCAGAATCTCTGCCAGAGCACGATGTATTTGGTGCTCTGATTCAATATCCGGGTACAACGGGTGAAGTTCGTGACCTCAGCGATATCATCGCTAAAGCACAAGCAAACAAAACGCTTGTAACGGTTGCAACGGATCTACTCGCTTGTGCCCTATTGAAACCGGCTGGAGAAATGGGCGCCGATGTTGCTATCGGTAGTGCGCAACGCTTTGGTGTTCCAATGGGATACGGCGGTCCTCACGCGGCATTTATGGCCACTCGTGACAAGCACAAACGTACCATGCCTGGCCGTGTTATCGGTGTTTCCATCGATACAAAAGGCAACCAAGCGCTTCGTATGGCGATGCAAACTCGTGAGCAGCACATCCGCCGCGAGAAAGCGACATCGAACATCTGTACGGCTCAAGCACTGCTTGCGAACATGGCTTCTTTCTTTGCTGTGTATCACGGCGCAGAAGGCTTACGCACTATTGCTCGTCGTACGCATCACCTAACGGCTATTTTGGCGGCAGGTTTAACGAAAGCAGGTTACGAGCTAGCTCATAACAGCTTCTTCGATACCATCACGCTAAACACAGGCGACAAAACGGCAGCATTGCTTGAAAAAGCACAGCAAGCCGACATCAACCTTCGTCAACTTGATGGCCAAATCGGTATCAGCCTTGATGAAACCACGACAACTCAAGACCTAGAAGCGCTATTTGGCGTATTCGGTGCAGAGCAAAACGTGGAAACGCTGTCTGCGGAAATTGAAGGCAACGAATTTGCAGCAATTCCAGAAGCGTGCCGTCGCGAATCTGAGTACCTGACTCACCCTGTATTCAATACGCACCACAGCGAAACGCAAATGATGCGTTACCTGAAGCAGCTTGAGAACAAAGATTTCTCGCTGACTCACGGTATGATCCCGCTAGGCAGCTGCACAATGAAATTGAACGCAGCCGCAGAAATGATCCCTGTCACTTGGCCAGAATTTGGCGCGATTCACCCATTCGCACCACTAGACCAAGCGGCTGGTTACACAGCACTTGCTCAAGATCTAAAACAGAAGCTATGTGAAATCACTGGCTACGATGACTTCTCTTTGCAACCGAACTCGGGTGCATCGGGCGAATACGCGGGTCTTATCGCGATTCAGCGCTACCACGCTAGCCGTGGCGAAGGTCACCGTAACGTTTGTTTGATCCCAAGCTCTGCACACGGAACTAACCCAGCCACAGCTTCAATGATGTCGATGAAAGTCGTGATCGTTAAGTGTGATGACGATGGCAACATCGCAATGGACGACTTAGCGGCTAAGATCGAGAAACACAGAGACAACCTTTCAAGCATTATGATCACCTACCCTTCTACGCACGGCGTATACGAAGAGCAAGTGAAAGAAGTGTGCGAAATGGTTCACGAGGCTGGCGGCCAAGTTTACCTAGACGGCGCAAACATGAACGCGCAGGTAGGCTTAACTTCTCCAGGCTTTATCGGTTCAGACGTTTCTCACTTGAACTTACACAAAACGTTCTGTATTCCACACGGTGGTGGCGGTCCGGGTATGGGGCCTATCGGTGTGAAATCGCACCTAGCACCTTTCTTGCCAGGTCACATCGAAAACGGTGTACAGGGCGAAGATTACGCAGTAGCCGCAGCCGATTTAGGCAGTGCTTCGATTCTTCCAATTTCTTGGGCTTACATCGCGATGATGGGCACACAAGGTCTAACGGAAGCAACGAAACTGGCGATTCTAAACGCAAACTACATCATGGAACGCTTGCGTTCTCACTACCCTGTTCTTTACCGTGGCACCAACGGCCGCGTAGCGCACGAATGTATTATTGATATTCGTCCGCTGAAAGAAGAAACCGGCATCAGTGAAGAAGACATCGCAAAACGTTTGATGGACTACGGCTTCCACGCGCCAACCATGTCGTTCCCAGTAGCGGGTACGTTGATGGTTGAGCCAACGGAATCTGAAGATTTGGCTGAGATAGACCGTTTCTGTAACGCGATGATCGCCATCCGTGAAGAAATGTCTAAAGTGAAAGACGGCGAATGGCCACTGGACAACAACCCATTGGTTAATGCCCCTCACACTCAAGCTGACTTGTCTGAAGACGAGTGGAACCGCCCTTACTCACGTGAGCTGGCGTGCTTCCCATCTGCGCAAGCAAAAGCATCGAAATACTGGCCAACGGTTAACCGCGTAGACAACGTGTACGGCGACCGTAACCTTATTTGCTCTTGCCCAAGCATTGAGAATTAC